Proteins from a single region of Natronincola ferrireducens:
- a CDS encoding S66 peptidase family protein, with protein MIKPKALKKGDTIAIIGPASPAPEGKLQSALQELKALGYEVKLTESCHAIHGYLAGTDDVRARDLNNMFLDQEVQGIICLRGGYGTMKLLHKLDIAAIKNNPKVFVGYSDITALHLYMNQRCKLVTFHGPMAASDIAGGLDDFSKEYFLKAITKPEAMGSIENPAGIEMECLVEGEAVGEVAGGNLALVTATMGTPDEIDTKGKLLFLEEIGEEPYRVDRMLTQLALAGKLQEASGIILGDWNDCEPKKRQNSLSLMEVFKEIIVPYGKPTIYNLKAGHCTPKVTIPFGVKARLKATERKLFIEETATIGWL; from the coding sequence ATGATTAAACCAAAGGCGTTAAAGAAGGGAGATACAATTGCTATTATAGGACCTGCCAGCCCAGCTCCAGAGGGGAAGCTACAATCAGCCCTCCAGGAATTAAAGGCATTAGGCTATGAAGTCAAGCTAACAGAAAGCTGCCATGCAATTCATGGATATTTAGCCGGTACTGATGATGTGAGGGCAAGGGATTTAAACAATATGTTTCTAGATCAAGAGGTCCAGGGGATTATTTGCCTAAGGGGGGGCTATGGTACAATGAAATTGTTACATAAGCTAGATATAGCGGCTATAAAAAATAATCCTAAAGTCTTCGTAGGCTATAGTGATATTACAGCCCTACATCTTTATATGAATCAAAGATGTAAGCTTGTCACCTTCCATGGGCCAATGGCCGCCAGTGATATTGCAGGAGGCTTAGATGATTTTTCTAAAGAGTATTTCCTTAAGGCTATTACTAAGCCTGAGGCAATGGGATCAATAGAAAATCCTGCAGGTATAGAGATGGAATGTCTTGTTGAAGGGGAAGCTGTGGGAGAAGTTGCAGGAGGCAATCTAGCCTTAGTTACTGCTACCATGGGAACACCGGATGAAATTGATACAAAAGGAAAGCTATTGTTTTTAGAGGAGATAGGTGAGGAGCCCTATAGGGTTGATCGTATGCTGACCCAGTTAGCTCTAGCAGGAAAGCTGCAAGAGGCATCAGGCATTATACTTGGAGATTGGAACGACTGTGAACCAAAGAAACGTCAGAACAGCTTAAGTTTAATGGAGGTATTTAAAGAAATTATTGTGCCCTACGGGAAGCCTACTATCTATAATCTAAAGGCAGGTCATTGTACCCCTAAGGTGACCATACCCTTTGGTGTTAAGGCAAGGCTAAAGGCAACAGAAAGAAAATTATTTATCGAGGAAACTGCTACGATAGGATGGCTATAG
- a CDS encoding ArsR/SmtB family transcription factor, protein MDFEIIFKALGEGTRIKIIKLLSLKPMYVCELEGILNMSQPRISQHLKILKYADLVTVRKEGQRAIYSLNKSFMHQVLDGFSDFLQKPLEELKDYYEEKLRIEEIENDPNISICKSCK, encoded by the coding sequence ATGGACTTCGAAATCATCTTTAAAGCTTTAGGAGAAGGAACCCGCATCAAGATTATTAAGCTATTGTCACTAAAACCTATGTACGTATGTGAGTTAGAGGGGATTTTAAATATGAGTCAGCCCCGCATATCCCAACATTTAAAAATATTGAAGTATGCAGATTTAGTAACTGTTAGAAAGGAAGGACAGCGGGCCATCTACTCTTTAAACAAAAGCTTTATGCATCAAGTTTTAGATGGATTTTCTGACTTCTTGCAAAAACCTTTAGAGGAATTAAAGGACTATTATGAAGAGAAGCTTCGTATTGAAGAGATAGAAAATGATCCAAATATTTCAATTTGTAAAAGCTGTAAGTAG